The Caproicibacterium amylolyticum genome includes the window GCAAAAAAAGATGTCATCAGTAGGTCGCCGGCTTGGCCGCCGGCCTGCTCGGTCTGCACGTTTACCGTCAGCTTTACGGCATTTTCTGTATGCTCCTGCAGCAGTTCCACACCCTCAAGGCGCGGCTCATCATGCGCTTCCAGCCAAATGTCGCGCCAAATGCCCATATCCGGCAGCTGAATCCCCCAGTCCCAGCCAAACATAGACTGTGCCTTGCGCAGATAGTGGCCGCCTGCCATACTGCCGGAGGGCACTATTTTGCTTTCCCGTCCCTCTGCCGGATGATAGTTTTCAATATATTCTACCGGTGAATGAAACAGAATGTGCAGTTCATTTTTGCCAGCATGCAGCAAAGACTTACAGTTTAAGCGGTAGGTGCGGTGCATATCGCTTGTTTTTGCAAGCAATGTGCCGTTAACAAAAATCTCGGCAAGCGTATCCAGCCCCTCACACACCAGCTCCACCGCGCGCTGCTGCAAAAAGGATGCGTCCAGCGTAACTGTCCGGCAAAATTCGCAGTCATTTCGGCAAAGTGCGAGCGTCTGTTCCTCATTGCAGCGCCAGTAAGGGTCTTGTGTTCTTTTCTGTTCCAGCAGTACGGAAATCAGGGAACACGGCACACGCGCGGGCAGCCATTCCGCTTCGCCACAAACGCGCATCCGCCAGTTTTCATTTAACAATAATTTTTTCATGACAATTTCCTTTAATTTTTATTCAGTAACGTACGCAAACGTTGTGTTTTTTTCTATACAGTAAAAGTTTCGCCCGCAGTTTCTTTATGGTAGCGCAGTGTTCCATGCTTTTCAACCAGCATTTCACCCGAACTCTACCGCCTTTTTCTGTGAAAAAAGCAGCCGCAGAGCTGCAAGGGGGATTCCTCCCAACTCTGTGGCTGTTTTATGGAATTGACACTGCATTAGCAGCGAAACGGCAGTGCCGGCAAGCCGCTTCCACCGTATAGCGGAGTCGGTCCGTAGCTGTACCATGCATAGCGTGCGTGCACAGGGTACGGCACCTGCTCGGCAGAAAGGAGAACACTGCCGTGTTCCAACAAGACTTTTGCCGGATAAAAACGCATATCCTCTCCGGCAGCTTCAAAAGCACTTCCGAAGGGGCTGGTACACTGACTCCGCAGCTGCAGGTCGCCCGCCGTATGTGTCAGAAAAACCCGCAGGCTGCCGCCCTCTGTCGAAAACCCGGCAAAAGAAGGGCTGTCCGCTTCTTGAGGCATTCCATACACCTTTTGCAGTGCCTGTAAAGCCAGCCGCGAACCAACTGTCTGTTTGTCCAGCGGGTGGATGTTGTCAAACTCGCCACAATCCAGTGCGGCCGCCAGACCGGTATTGCGGGCAAAGCGGTACACCTGCTCCTGCTGCTCACGCAAAAAGCAGAAAGTGCGGTTGTCCTCGCCTTTGCTCCAATCTGCCTTGGAAATAAACATGGGCAGCTGTACAAACAGAAACGGCAGTTCACCGTCCTGCCAGTCACTGCGCCACTGACGAATCAGGTACAGCATCATTTCGCCGTAGTCATGGCAGCGTGCCCAGTCTTCTTCCCCCTGATAGTACAGGAAACCGCGCAAGGTATACGGAACCACACGCTGCACCATTGTTTTGTACAGCCCCGCCGGACGAAACGGAGATTTTCTGCCGGCAGGCTGCGGCCATGGGCAGACACCGCACTTTTCGTTGAGGACTTCCCACGTTACAGCTGGATTTTCGGCACGCATAGCCCTTACTTTTTCATCCCAGCGAGTATACTCTGCATTGTATGCCTGCATTTCGCGGTCATAGTCCGCATCGGTTTTGCTGCCCACCATGGCTGCGTAATCATCCAAATACTTTTGCCCTGCTGCCGAGCGTTTCAGTGTTTCTTCCGGCATCCAGCAACTAATCGAGGTTCCGCCCCAGTAGCAGTCAATGACACCAACCGGAACCTGCAGCTCCTGCTGCAGGTCCCGCGCACAGAAATAGGCTACCGCCGAAATATCCGCGCAGGTGTCTGGGCTGCACACGCGCCAGCTGTTTTCGCGCTCTGCCTGTAAAAATGCTTCATCAATATAAGCATGTTTTCCTACGTTATAAAAGCGGAGATTTTCGTTGGCGCAGGAAGCCAGTTCTGCTTTGCCGTTTTTGCAGTTCTGCAGTTCCAGCTCCATATTGCTCTGCCCACCGGCAAACCAAACTTCGCCGAACAAAACATCGGCAAATTGTAATACCATTTCCCCACAAGAAATACGCATAGCAAACGGCCCGCTGGCTTTATGTGCAGGCAAAGTCACGCTCCAGCGGCCGTTTTTCACGCTTGCCTGCGCAGTGCAGCCGTCAATCTCAACGTTAACGCGGCTGTCGGTGCGGCCAAAGCCGAAAACGCAGAACGGTTTTTCCCGCTGCAAAACCATGTGGTCTGAAAAAACTGCTGCACAACAAAATTCAGCTTCAGCCATTGTTCTCTTCCACCCTCAGAATCTCCAGATTCTTTGCAATCAATTCACTGCGCTGCTTTACACAATCTGCAGAACGGTCAGCATCCTGCGGTGTATGAAACACATAATCCACCAGACGGTCAATCGTTGTAGAAGCAACGTGCAGGCGGGTGTCACAAGAAGCATAGTAAATGTAGACTTCGCCGTTTTCACGCACAATCGCACCGTTGGTAAACACAACATTGGAAACGTCGCCAACGCGCTCTTCGTCAAACGGCGCCAACAGATAACCGCCCGGCTCCGCAATGACTTTCCACGGTTCCTCAAGGTCGGTTGCAAAGACATACAGCACATAGCGAAGTCCCGCCGCTGTATTGCGAACACCGTGTGCAATATGCAGCCAGCCGCGTTCCGTGCGAATTGGCACGGCGCCCGCGCCGTTTTTATCCTCGGTAATTCTGTGATAGTGGCGTGCGCTGGTGATGGTTTCTTCATCAATCACCGCATGACCGATATCATCACACAAACCAAAGCCGATACCACCACCGGAACCGGTGCTGATGAAGCCATCCATTGGGCGGGTATAGAACGCATACTTGCCGTTTACAAACTTCGGCAGCAACACAACATTACGCTGCTGTGGGGAATGCAGCGTGGTCAGGTTGTCAAGGCGTTCCCATGTTTTCAAATTCTTTGTGCGCACAATGCCTGCGGCAGCCACTGCGGAGGAAAGGTCATTTGCAGTTTTGTCCTTGCTTTCGGAGCAGAACACACCGTAAATCCAGCCGTCCTCATGCTGGGTCACACGCATATCATACACATCGGTTTCCTCTGGGCAAGTGTCCGGCAGCTGCACCGGATAGTCCCAGAAGCGGAATCCCTGCACGGGATTGTCACTCTCCGCAACGCCGAAGAAAGATTTGCGGTCATTGCCCTCAATGCGGGCGACCAGATAAAACTTTCCGTTGAGCTCGATTGCACCAGAATTGAAAACAGTATTCACACCAAGGCGCTCCATAAAATACGGGTTGGTTTCGGAATTCAGGTCATACTTCCAGTGCAGCGGAATATGTTCACGTGTCAGCACAGGATTCTGCCAGCGGGTAAAAATCCCATTGTAGCTGTCCTTTGGCTGGTTCGGTTTTGCAAGCAGGCGCTCCTGCTTTTCTTTCTGGCAGTAATATTCAGTGTGGAGCATTGATTCCCCTCCTCATAATTTCAAAGCACATGCGTCCATTGTGATACGGACATTTCCAAGGCTCAACGATTGGTTTCTGCGTATCCGGCTCACCGTTATCGTCCAGCTGCCAGAACCACTCGGAACCTGCGCGCGGGTCAACCAGTTTTTCATTAATATAGTTCCAGATGTCCGCTACAGCCTGCAAATACTCCGTATGCTCCGGCTGCTTCTGGTAGGCGTTCAGGAAACCCAAAACAGACTCTGCCTGTACCCACCAAACGCGGGTTTTGTCCACTTCGCCGAGGTCACACTCATTCCAGACGGAGTGTTTGTGGTAGGCACTGCGGTAGATTTCGGCGGCAAGGTCAGAGTCCGCCGCCTGCACCTTTTGGTTCAGCTCTGCATCTTTCAGCAGACTGGCACCCCAGTCCAAAAGCCAGGAGGTTTCAATATCGTGGCCATAGGACTGCATATCCAGCAGGCTGTTCCAATCCTTGTCAAAGAACACTTCCTGCCGGTGCTTTGCCGGATTGTATACTTTACTTAAAAAAATGGAGATGATCCAGCGCATACTTTCGGCGACTTCGGCATCACCGCTGGCTTGGTAAAGGCCGCTGTAGCCCTCAAAAACATGCAGCAGGGTGTTCATGGTTTTTTCCGCCACCTTGCCCTCTGCCATCAGCGTTTTGTTGTCTGAAAGCTTTTCGTTGGAAATCGGTACAAACTCCCGGTCAAACGCCTCCAGATAGCCCTTGCTGTCCTTACAGCGGCTCTCAATCATTTTATAAAGCAGCTTTGCAAATTTCAGTGCTTCTTCATCTCCGCTTGCACGGTAATATGAGGAAAATGCATAGATGGCAAACGCCTGATTGTAAGTATGCTTGGTGCTGTCACAGACAGAGCCATCGTAATTAACAGACCAGTAAATTCCTCCGCACTGCGTATCCACACAGTGGTCACGCAAGAACTCATAAGCGTGCT containing:
- a CDS encoding sialate O-acetylesterase; the encoded protein is MAEAEFCCAAVFSDHMVLQREKPFCVFGFGRTDSRVNVEIDGCTAQASVKNGRWSVTLPAHKASGPFAMRISCGEMVLQFADVLFGEVWFAGGQSNMELELQNCKNGKAELASCANENLRFYNVGKHAYIDEAFLQAERENSWRVCSPDTCADISAVAYFCARDLQQELQVPVGVIDCYWGGTSISCWMPEETLKRSAAGQKYLDDYAAMVGSKTDADYDREMQAYNAEYTRWDEKVRAMRAENPAVTWEVLNEKCGVCPWPQPAGRKSPFRPAGLYKTMVQRVVPYTLRGFLYYQGEEDWARCHDYGEMMLYLIRQWRSDWQDGELPFLFVQLPMFISKADWSKGEDNRTFCFLREQQEQVYRFARNTGLAAALDCGEFDNIHPLDKQTVGSRLALQALQKVYGMPQEADSPSFAGFSTEGGSLRVFLTHTAGDLQLRSQCTSPFGSAFEAAGEDMRFYPAKVLLEHGSVLLSAEQVPYPVHARYAWYSYGPTPLYGGSGLPALPFRC
- a CDS encoding glycoside hydrolase family 130 protein — its product is MLHTEYYCQKEKQERLLAKPNQPKDSYNGIFTRWQNPVLTREHIPLHWKYDLNSETNPYFMERLGVNTVFNSGAIELNGKFYLVARIEGNDRKSFFGVAESDNPVQGFRFWDYPVQLPDTCPEETDVYDMRVTQHEDGWIYGVFCSESKDKTANDLSSAVAAAGIVRTKNLKTWERLDNLTTLHSPQQRNVVLLPKFVNGKYAFYTRPMDGFISTGSGGGIGFGLCDDIGHAVIDEETITSARHYHRITEDKNGAGAVPIRTERGWLHIAHGVRNTAAGLRYVLYVFATDLEEPWKVIAEPGGYLLAPFDEERVGDVSNVVFTNGAIVRENGEVYIYYASCDTRLHVASTTIDRLVDYVFHTPQDADRSADCVKQRSELIAKNLEILRVEENNG
- a CDS encoding AGE family epimerase/isomerase — translated: MLISEAETMLTEKLIPFWRSLRDDQYGGFTGFMGYDLKKDGKAVKGCILHSRILWFFSTAARMLNRKDLLEDAKHAYEFLRDHCVDTQCGGIYWSVNYDGSVCDSTKHTYNQAFAIYAFSSYYRASGDEEALKFAKLLYKMIESRCKDSKGYLEAFDREFVPISNEKLSDNKTLMAEGKVAEKTMNTLLHVFEGYSGLYQASGDAEVAESMRWIISIFLSKVYNPAKHRQEVFFDKDWNSLLDMQSYGHDIETSWLLDWGASLLKDAELNQKVQAADSDLAAEIYRSAYHKHSVWNECDLGEVDKTRVWWVQAESVLGFLNAYQKQPEHTEYLQAVADIWNYINEKLVDPRAGSEWFWQLDDNGEPDTQKPIVEPWKCPYHNGRMCFEIMRRGINAPH